A single window of Bos javanicus breed banteng chromosome 19, ARS-OSU_banteng_1.0, whole genome shotgun sequence DNA harbors:
- the LOC133233011 gene encoding small ribosomal subunit protein uS14-like, producing the protein MSTGHRRPKKECHEHGLIRKYGLNMCRQCFRQYAKDIGFIKLD; encoded by the coding sequence CCATAGAAGGCCGAAAAAAGAATGCCATGAACACGGTCTGATCCGGAAATACGGCCTCAATATGTGCCGCCAGTGTTTCCGCCAGTATGCGAAGGACATCGGCTTCATTAAGTTGGACTAA